CTCGCGCTCCCGCATCACCGTGTAGATCCGAGCGATGTCGGCACGGACGGTGCGGAGGCGGCGGTTGTTGTCCAGCTGCCCGGTGGCCATCTGGAAGCGGAGGTTGAACAGCTCCTCCTTGGCTTCCTTCAGGCGCAGCACGAGCTCCTCGTTGGTGAGCTCACGCAGCTCTGCGGCGGCGACACCTGCCTGCGCCATCAGAACTCACCACCTTCACGGGTCACGATGCGGCACTTCATGGGGAGCTTGTGGATCGCGCGGCGCAGCGCCTCGCGAGCCTGGGCCTCGTTCGGGAAGCTCAGCTCGAACATGACGCGGCCCGGCTTCACGTTGGCGACCCACCACTCGGGCGAACCCTTACCGGAACCCATGCGGGTTTCGGCCGGCTTCTTGGTGAGCGGACGGTCCGGGAAGATGTTGATCCAGACCTTGCCGCCACGCTTGATGTGCCGGGTGATGGCGATACGAGCGGACTCGATCTGCCGGTTGGTCACGTAGTGGTGCTCAAGCGCCTGGATGCCGTACTCACCGAAGGTGACCTTCGTGCCGCCCTTGGCGGCACCGGCGCGCTTCGGCGAGTGCTGCTTGCGGTGCTTGACCTTGCGTGGGACGAGCACGCCTCAGCCCTCCGTCTTCTCGGCCGCGTCCGGCGAACCCTGCGCGGGCGCCTCGCTGGTCGCGACATCCGTGTCGGCCTTCGCGGCGGCAGCGGCGCGGCCGGCTTCGGTCGAGGTCGGCGTCGTGCCCTGGGCGCCGGAACGGCGCGGGCGCGACGGACGCTCCCGGCGCGGACGCTCGTTGGCGGCCGCGGCGTCCCGCTCGGCCTTGGCCTTCAGGCCGCCGACCAGGTCACCCTTGTAGATCCACACCTTCACGCCGATGCGGCCGAAGGTGGTGCGGGCCTCGAAGAAGCCGTAGTCGATGTCCGCGCGCAGCGTGTGCAGCGGGACCCGGCCGTCGCGGTAGTGCTCCGACCGCGACATCTCGGCACCGCCGAGGCGGCCGCTGCACTGCACGCGGATGCCCTTGACCTGCGACGAGCGCATGGTCGTCTGGATCGCCTTGCGCATCGCGCGGCGGAACGCCACGCGGTTGGACAGCTGCTCGGCGACGCTCTGGGCGACCAGCTGCGCGTCGGCCTCGGGGTTCTTGACCTCGAGGATGTTCAGCTGGACCTGCTTGCCGGTCAGCTTCTCCAGCGAGCCGCGGATCCGGTCGGCCTCCGCGCCGCGGCGGCCGATCACGATGCCCGGACGCGCGGTGTGGATGTCGACCCGCACGCGGTCACGGGTGCGCTCGATCTCGACCTTGGAGATGCCGGCGCGCTCCATGCCCGTGGACAGCAGCTTGCGGATCTTGACGTCCTCGGCCACGTACTCCGCGTACTGCTTGTCGGCGTACCAGCGCGACTTCCAGTCGGTGGTGATCCCCAGCCGGAAGCCGTGCGGGTTGATCTTCTGGCCCACTAGCGGCCACCTGCCTTCTTCTTACCGCTCTTCTTCGCTTCCGGACGCGACTCCACCTCGACCGTGATGTGGCTGGTCCGCTTCCGGATCCGGTACGCACGGCCCTGGGCGCGCGGCTGGATGCGCTTGAGGGTCGGGCCCTCGTCGGCGTACGCGTTCTTCACGAACAGCGTGTCCGGGTCCAGGTTGAGGTTGTTCTCGGCGTTGGCCACGGCGCTGGCGAGCACCTTCGCCACCGGCTGGCTCGCCGCGTAC
The window above is part of the Amycolatopsis thermoflava N1165 genome. Proteins encoded here:
- the rpsC gene encoding 30S ribosomal protein S3 — encoded protein: MGQKINPHGFRLGITTDWKSRWYADKQYAEYVAEDVKIRKLLSTGMERAGISKVEIERTRDRVRVDIHTARPGIVIGRRGAEADRIRGSLEKLTGKQVQLNILEVKNPEADAQLVAQSVAEQLSNRVAFRRAMRKAIQTTMRSSQVKGIRVQCSGRLGGAEMSRSEHYRDGRVPLHTLRADIDYGFFEARTTFGRIGVKVWIYKGDLVGGLKAKAERDAAAANERPRRERPSRPRRSGAQGTTPTSTEAGRAAAAAKADTDVATSEAPAQGSPDAAEKTEG
- the rpmC gene encoding 50S ribosomal protein L29, giving the protein MAQAGVAAAELRELTNEELVLRLKEAKEELFNLRFQMATGQLDNNRRLRTVRADIARIYTVMRERELGLSVSPDAENEEGAA
- the rplV gene encoding 50S ribosomal protein L22, whose protein sequence is MTAPETAPAQVAVARARFVRDSPTKVRRVIELIKGLSAAEALAVLRFSPYAASQPVAKVLASAVANAENNLNLDPDTLFVKNAYADEGPTLKRIQPRAQGRAYRIRKRTSHITVEVESRPEAKKSGKKKAGGR
- the rplP gene encoding 50S ribosomal protein L16, producing the protein MLVPRKVKHRKQHSPKRAGAAKGGTKVTFGEYGIQALEHHYVTNRQIESARIAITRHIKRGGKVWINIFPDRPLTKKPAETRMGSGKGSPEWWVANVKPGRVMFELSFPNEAQAREALRRAIHKLPMKCRIVTREGGEF